A region from the Variovorax sp. V93 genome encodes:
- a CDS encoding ABC transporter permease, giving the protein MGTLRYAASRLLQALGLVLAVVVLNFVLVHAAPGDPVETIAGASGGMSPELMAQLRAQYGLDRSLPVQLGVYLGKVVQGDLGYSYFFNLPVTSMIAERVPATLLLVLSSVLLAFFAGTALGVLSSRKPNGWLSQFITVLSLVGFAAPVFWLGIMLVILLASVFPILPVAGMRSIDSAGGGLKDVLDVAHHLVLPTLTLSLVYLAQYSRLARSSMLDVLGSDFIRTARAKGLADRVVLYKHALRNALLPVVTVLGLQFGNVLAGAILVETVFNWPGLGRLAFESVLRRDYPTILGVLLFSSIVVVVMNQLTDLCYRFIDPRIKAS; this is encoded by the coding sequence ATGGGCACATTGCGCTATGCCGCCTCGCGACTGCTCCAGGCCCTGGGCCTGGTGCTTGCGGTGGTGGTGCTCAACTTCGTGCTGGTGCACGCGGCGCCGGGCGATCCGGTGGAAACCATTGCCGGCGCCAGCGGCGGCATGTCGCCCGAGCTGATGGCGCAGCTGCGTGCGCAGTACGGGCTCGACCGCTCGCTGCCGGTGCAGCTGGGCGTGTACCTGGGCAAGGTGGTGCAGGGAGACCTGGGCTATTCGTACTTCTTCAACCTGCCGGTCACAAGCATGATCGCCGAGCGCGTGCCGGCCACGCTGCTGCTGGTGCTCAGTTCGGTGCTGCTGGCCTTCTTCGCCGGCACCGCGCTGGGCGTGCTGTCGTCGCGCAAGCCCAATGGCTGGCTCTCGCAGTTCATCACGGTGCTGTCGCTGGTGGGCTTCGCGGCGCCGGTGTTCTGGCTCGGCATCATGCTGGTGATCCTGCTGGCCTCGGTGTTCCCCATTCTTCCGGTGGCGGGCATGCGCTCCATCGACTCGGCCGGCGGCGGGCTCAAGGACGTGCTCGACGTGGCACACCACCTGGTGCTGCCCACGCTCACGCTGAGCCTGGTGTACCTCGCGCAATACAGCCGGCTCGCGCGCTCCTCGATGCTCGACGTGCTGGGCTCCGACTTCATCCGCACCGCACGCGCCAAGGGCCTGGCCGACCGCGTCGTGCTCTACAAGCACGCGCTGCGCAATGCGCTGCTGCCGGTGGTCACGGTGCTGGGCCTGCAGTTCGGCAACGTGCTGGCCGGCGCGATCCTGGTGGAGACGGTGTTCAACTGGCCGGGCCTCGGCCGGCTGGCCTTCGAGTCGGTGCTGCGGCGCGACTACCCGACCATCCTCGGCGTGCTGCTCTTCTCTTCCATCGTGGTGGTGGTGATGAACCAGCTCACCGACCTGTGCTATCGCTTCATCGATCCGCGGATCAAGGCCTCATGA
- a CDS encoding ABC transporter permease, protein MNKLATMPSVSAAPDAPAKPALRVEHPGMEAMRMFLRNPAAIAGMAMLLAMLAVAIAGPWLHPADPFEIRAAPLTPPFSEEAWLGTDYLGRDVLTTLIYGGRATLLVGAVAALLSVLIGITLGAFAGYYGGKVDAALMKVTEFFQVLPALLFAMVVVTLFSPTLVTVTLAIGIVSWTGTARLTRAEFMKYRGLEFVRAERAIGARDARIIWKVILPNALPPLVVSATLAIGAAVLFEAGLSFLGLGDPNQMSWGLMIGSSRQYVLSCWWAVAFPGAAIFITVLAVSLIGDGLNDALNPKLRER, encoded by the coding sequence ATGAACAAGCTTGCAACGATGCCCTCCGTTTCCGCCGCACCTGATGCGCCCGCGAAGCCGGCCCTGCGCGTCGAGCACCCCGGCATGGAGGCGATGCGCATGTTCCTGCGCAATCCCGCGGCCATTGCGGGCATGGCGATGCTGCTCGCGATGCTGGCGGTGGCCATCGCCGGACCCTGGCTCCATCCGGCCGACCCCTTCGAGATCAGGGCCGCGCCGCTCACTCCGCCTTTCAGCGAGGAAGCCTGGCTCGGCACCGACTACCTCGGCCGCGACGTGCTCACGACATTGATCTATGGCGGGCGCGCCACGCTGCTGGTGGGCGCGGTGGCCGCGCTGCTGTCGGTGCTTATCGGCATCACGCTGGGCGCCTTCGCGGGCTACTACGGCGGCAAGGTCGATGCGGCGCTGATGAAGGTGACCGAGTTCTTCCAGGTGCTGCCCGCGCTGCTGTTCGCGATGGTGGTGGTCACGCTGTTCTCGCCCACGCTGGTGACGGTCACGCTGGCCATCGGCATCGTGAGCTGGACCGGCACCGCGCGGCTCACGCGCGCCGAGTTCATGAAGTACCGCGGCCTGGAATTCGTGCGCGCCGAGCGCGCCATCGGCGCGCGCGACGCCCGCATCATCTGGAAGGTGATCCTTCCCAACGCGCTGCCGCCGCTGGTGGTGTCGGCCACGCTGGCCATCGGCGCGGCGGTCTTGTTCGAAGCCGGGCTGTCGTTCCTCGGCCTGGGCGATCCCAACCAGATGAGCTGGGGGCTGATGATCGGCTCGAGCCGGCAGTACGTGCTGTCGTGCTGGTGGGCGGTGGCCTTTCCGGGGGCGGCCATCTTCATCACCGTGCTGGCCGTGAGCCTGATCGGCGACGGGCTCAACGACGCCCTCAACCCGAAGCTGAGGGAACGCTGA
- a CDS encoding ABC transporter ATP-binding protein, with protein sequence MASDDALLRVHDLHVEFKTRRGQALVLNGVDFEIRSGETLCVVGESGCGKSMTALALLRLVPSPPGRISGGRVMFQGEDLVQATDARMREVRGNRISMIFQEPMTSLNPVFTVGDQIGESLRLHAGMNAQAARERAIEMLRQVGIPAPGRRVDEYPHQLSGGMRQRVMIAMALACRPDILIADEPTTALDVTVQAQIFDLLRELQREKGTAIMLITHDMGAVAEMANRVMVMYAGRVIEQGSTEQVLSQPGHPYTRGLIDCLPELGSSAAFGDGARPELAEIAGVVPSIWELGRGCAFRERCPHAMARCAAEVPPMFALEGPAGGAGTPHGAACWLHAEAPQARMKEAA encoded by the coding sequence ATGGCAAGCGACGACGCACTGCTGCGGGTGCACGACCTGCACGTCGAGTTCAAGACCCGCCGCGGCCAGGCGCTGGTGCTCAACGGCGTCGACTTCGAGATCCGCAGCGGCGAGACGCTGTGCGTGGTCGGCGAATCGGGCTGTGGCAAGAGCATGACGGCGCTCGCGCTGCTGCGGCTCGTTCCCTCGCCGCCGGGCCGCATCAGCGGCGGGCGCGTGATGTTCCAGGGCGAAGACCTGGTGCAGGCCACCGATGCCCGCATGCGCGAGGTGCGCGGCAACCGCATCTCGATGATCTTCCAGGAGCCGATGACCTCGCTGAATCCGGTGTTCACCGTGGGCGACCAGATCGGCGAATCGCTGCGGCTGCATGCGGGCATGAATGCCCAGGCGGCCCGCGAGCGCGCCATCGAGATGCTGCGGCAGGTGGGCATTCCCGCGCCCGGGCGGCGCGTCGACGAGTACCCGCACCAGCTCTCGGGCGGCATGCGCCAGCGCGTGATGATCGCCATGGCGCTGGCCTGCCGGCCCGACATCCTGATTGCCGACGAGCCCACCACCGCGCTCGACGTGACGGTGCAGGCCCAGATCTTCGACCTGCTGCGCGAGCTGCAGCGCGAGAAGGGTACGGCCATCATGCTCATCACGCACGACATGGGCGCGGTCGCCGAGATGGCCAACCGCGTGATGGTGATGTATGCGGGCCGCGTGATCGAACAGGGCAGCACCGAACAGGTGCTTTCGCAGCCGGGCCATCCCTACACGCGCGGCCTGATCGATTGCCTGCCCGAACTCGGCAGCAGCGCGGCCTTCGGCGACGGCGCGCGGCCGGAACTCGCCGAGATCGCGGGCGTGGTGCCGTCGATCTGGGAGCTGGGCCGGGGCTGCGCATTCCGCGAGCGCTGCCCGCATGCGATGGCGCGCTGCGCCGCAGAGGTGCCGCCGATGTTCGCACTCGAAGGCCCCGCAGGAGGCGCGGGCACGCCGCACGGCGCCGCCTGCTGGCTGCATGCCGAGGCGCCGCAGGCGCGCATGAAGGAGGCCGCATGA
- a CDS encoding ABC transporter ATP-binding protein, with protein MTFIGKADTLLSVDELKVHFARGKAGWGKPAEVVKAVDGVSFEIRRGTTLAVVGESGSGKTTTALAVMRLSPVTSGRMRLGDTDLGALQGEALRRARTRMQIIFQDPFSSLNPRERAGATVRAPLELMQVGTPEERTRRVAELFEAVGLRPEQQHLFPHQFSGGQRQRINIARALATNPELVVCDEPVSALDIAIRAQILNLLVRLQRELGLTYLFISHDMAVVEHICDDIAVMYLGQIVERAPRRSFFARPLHPYSVALMSAVPTVGGGRRRAASRIKLSGDPPSPINPPPGCRFAGRCPVAEPACAAELPPLREVAPDHWVRCRRVDIVDGTALPPLSMPELP; from the coding sequence ATGACATTCATCGGCAAGGCCGACACGCTGCTCTCGGTCGACGAACTCAAGGTGCACTTCGCGCGCGGCAAGGCAGGCTGGGGCAAGCCCGCGGAAGTGGTGAAGGCGGTGGACGGTGTCTCGTTCGAGATCCGGCGGGGCACCACGCTGGCGGTGGTGGGCGAATCGGGCTCGGGCAAGACCACGACCGCGCTCGCGGTGATGCGGCTCTCGCCCGTCACCTCGGGCCGCATGCGGCTGGGCGACACCGACCTGGGCGCGCTGCAGGGCGAGGCGCTGCGCCGGGCGCGCACGCGCATGCAGATCATCTTCCAGGACCCGTTCTCCTCGCTGAATCCGCGCGAGCGCGCCGGTGCCACGGTGCGCGCGCCCCTCGAGCTGATGCAGGTGGGCACGCCCGAAGAGCGCACGCGCCGCGTGGCCGAACTCTTCGAGGCCGTGGGCCTGCGGCCCGAGCAGCAGCACCTGTTCCCGCACCAGTTCTCGGGCGGGCAGCGCCAGCGCATCAACATTGCGCGCGCGCTGGCCACCAACCCCGAGCTGGTGGTGTGCGACGAGCCGGTGTCGGCGCTGGACATCGCGATCCGCGCGCAGATACTGAACCTGCTGGTGCGGCTGCAGCGCGAACTGGGGCTGACCTACCTCTTCATCTCGCACGACATGGCGGTGGTGGAGCACATCTGCGACGACATCGCCGTGATGTACCTCGGCCAGATCGTGGAGCGCGCGCCACGGCGCAGCTTCTTCGCGCGGCCGCTGCACCCCTACAGCGTGGCGCTGATGTCGGCCGTGCCGACCGTGGGCGGCGGGCGCCGCCGCGCCGCCAGCCGCATCAAGCTCTCGGGCGATCCGCCGAGTCCGATCAATCCGCCGCCCGGCTGCCGCTTTGCCGGGCGCTGTCCCGTGGCCGAGCCAGCCTGCGCGGCCGAGTTGCCGCCGCTGCGCGAAGTGGCGCCCGACCATTGGGTACGCTGCAGGCGAGTCGATATCGTCGACGGCACGGCCCTTCCTCCTCTTTCGATGCCTGAACTGCCATGA
- a CDS encoding amidohydrolase: MSTPITTVYPARRIITMNPMQPHATHVAVRSGRVLAVGTLADMQAWGAFTLDERFAAKVLMPGLVEGHCHLKEGSMWDWTYLGWFDRRDPQGKVWSGLRSMDEVVARLREVAAQMAADGIPDTEPLIAWGFDPIYFGGERMTVAHVDRASATRPVVIGHANGHLMNVNSAMLRIAGITRDNEVEGVVKFASGEMAGEPTGELQEPAAMFLVLRRIGNAGLLAPMTEAGVRSFARLACMQGVTTATDLVNKLSDEDCGVLENATRDEGFGVRILPAFQAFHGTHGAAQGAEHVRALVPRSTDRLRYGLVKMMLDGSIQGFSARLRWPGHFNGAPNGIWVTAPAQYEADFETYHRAGLTIHTHTNGDEASEVAIDAIERVLARAPRPDHRHTLQHGQMIDAPLFRRMASLGLSANLFANHLWYWGDQHYEMTMGPDRANRLDACGSALAAGVPLAIHSDAPVTPLGPLFTAWCAVNRITPKGRLLGESERISVPQALHAITLGAAWTLKLDGEIGSIECGKRADFCVLEDDPLEMDPMALKDARVWGTVLSGRVFEAQRN, from the coding sequence ATGAGCACCCCCATCACCACCGTCTACCCCGCGCGCAGGATCATCACCATGAACCCGATGCAGCCGCATGCCACGCACGTGGCGGTGCGCAGCGGCCGCGTGCTGGCCGTGGGCACCCTCGCGGACATGCAGGCCTGGGGCGCCTTCACGCTCGACGAGCGCTTTGCCGCCAAGGTGCTGATGCCGGGCCTGGTCGAGGGCCACTGCCACCTCAAGGAAGGCAGCATGTGGGACTGGACGTACCTCGGCTGGTTCGACCGGCGCGACCCCCAGGGCAAGGTATGGAGCGGCCTGCGCTCGATGGACGAGGTGGTGGCGCGCCTTCGCGAAGTGGCCGCGCAGATGGCGGCCGACGGCATTCCCGACACCGAGCCGCTGATCGCCTGGGGCTTCGACCCCATCTACTTCGGCGGCGAGCGCATGACGGTGGCGCACGTCGACCGCGCCAGCGCCACGCGGCCGGTCGTCATCGGCCACGCCAACGGCCACCTGATGAACGTCAACAGCGCCATGCTGCGCATCGCCGGCATCACGCGCGACAACGAGGTCGAGGGCGTGGTCAAGTTCGCGTCCGGCGAGATGGCGGGCGAGCCCACCGGCGAGCTGCAGGAGCCGGCCGCGATGTTCCTGGTGCTGCGCAGGATCGGCAATGCCGGCCTGCTCGCGCCGATGACCGAGGCCGGCGTGCGCTCCTTCGCGCGCCTGGCCTGCATGCAGGGCGTGACGACCGCGACCGACCTCGTCAACAAGCTCAGCGACGAAGACTGCGGCGTGCTCGAGAACGCGACGCGCGACGAGGGCTTCGGCGTGCGCATCCTGCCGGCGTTCCAGGCCTTCCACGGCACGCACGGCGCGGCCCAGGGCGCCGAACATGTCAGGGCGCTGGTGCCGCGCAGCACCGACCGGCTGCGCTACGGCCTCGTGAAGATGATGCTCGATGGTTCGATCCAGGGCTTCTCGGCGCGGCTGCGCTGGCCGGGGCATTTCAACGGCGCGCCCAACGGCATCTGGGTGACGGCGCCCGCGCAGTACGAGGCCGACTTCGAGACCTACCATCGCGCAGGGCTCACCATCCACACGCACACCAACGGCGACGAGGCCAGCGAGGTGGCCATCGACGCCATCGAGCGCGTGCTCGCGCGCGCGCCGCGCCCCGACCATCGCCACACGCTGCAGCACGGGCAGATGATCGACGCGCCGCTGTTCCGGCGCATGGCCTCGCTCGGCCTCAGTGCGAACCTGTTCGCCAACCACCTCTGGTACTGGGGCGACCAGCACTACGAAATGACCATGGGCCCCGACCGTGCGAACCGGCTCGACGCCTGCGGCAGCGCGCTGGCAGCCGGTGTGCCGCTGGCCATCCATTCCGATGCGCCGGTCACGCCGCTCGGGCCGCTGTTCACCGCGTGGTGCGCCGTGAACCGCATCACGCCCAAGGGCCGGCTGCTCGGCGAATCGGAGCGCATCTCGGTGCCGCAGGCGCTGCATGCGATCACGCTCGGCGCGGCCTGGACGCTGAAGCTCGACGGCGAGATCGGCAGCATCGAATGCGGCAAGCGCGCCGACTTCTGCGTGCTGGAAGACGATCCGCTCGAGATGGACCCGATGGCGCTGAAGGATGCGCGCGTGTGGGGCACGGTACTGTCGGGCCGCGTGTTCGAAGCACAAAGAAATTGA
- a CDS encoding GTP-binding protein has protein sequence MPLTVIGGFLGAGKTTLLNRWLREAQGLRIAALVNDFGALNIDAELVAATHGETLALTNGCVCCQIGDDLGRALVQVIESATPFDAVVIEASGVSDPWRIAQIGMAAPELSLEGVIVLVDATAVAQQSRDVLLADTLARQLKSADLVVLNKADLADADALAQANAWAEATAPGTPRIEATQSAVPLALLSGLALPAVGRGPCAGECEHEHDHGHHHAPDHGAMFQTWSAQPAAAIPAELLRAWLRDVPLGVLRLKGLLRTGQGACGDEWSEVQFAGRHGSLRKASPPRDARAGVVAIGLRHRLPTQALEHFFAR, from the coding sequence TTGCCGCTCACCGTCATCGGCGGCTTCCTGGGCGCGGGCAAGACCACGCTGCTCAACCGCTGGCTGCGCGAGGCGCAGGGCCTGCGCATCGCGGCGCTGGTGAACGACTTCGGCGCGCTCAACATCGATGCCGAGCTGGTCGCCGCCACCCACGGCGAAACGCTGGCGCTGACCAACGGCTGCGTGTGCTGCCAGATCGGCGACGACCTGGGTCGCGCGCTGGTGCAGGTCATCGAGTCGGCCACGCCCTTCGATGCGGTGGTGATCGAGGCCAGCGGCGTTTCCGATCCATGGCGCATTGCGCAGATCGGCATGGCCGCGCCCGAGCTGAGCCTGGAGGGCGTGATCGTGCTGGTCGATGCGACCGCGGTGGCGCAGCAATCGCGCGACGTGCTGCTGGCGGACACGCTGGCGCGGCAGTTGAAGTCCGCCGATCTCGTGGTGCTCAACAAGGCCGATCTCGCGGACGCGGACGCGCTCGCGCAGGCGAACGCCTGGGCCGAGGCCACCGCGCCCGGCACGCCGCGCATCGAAGCCACCCAGTCCGCGGTGCCGCTCGCGCTGCTGTCCGGCCTGGCGCTGCCGGCCGTGGGTCGCGGGCCCTGCGCGGGCGAATGCGAACACGAGCACGACCACGGCCACCACCACGCCCCCGACCATGGCGCGATGTTCCAGACCTGGAGCGCGCAGCCCGCGGCCGCCATCCCTGCCGAGCTGCTGCGCGCATGGCTGCGCGACGTGCCGCTGGGCGTGCTGCGGCTCAAGGGCCTGCTGCGCACCGGCCAGGGCGCGTGCGGCGACGAATGGTCCGAGGTCCAGTTCGCCGGCCGCCATGGCTCGCTGCGCAAGGCCAGCCCGCCGCGGGACGCGCGCGCCGGCGTGGTCGCCATCGGCCTGCGGCACCGATTGCCCACGCAGGCACTGGAGCATTTCTTCGCGCGTTGA
- a CDS encoding N-acetyltransferase family protein gives MTTASLLIRPPTPDDYAAWKPLWDGYNAFYQREGPTALPEEITRVTWQRFFDAYEPVHALVAERDGRLVGLTHYLFHRSTTRIEPNCYLQDLFTLPSERGRGVGRQLIEGVYAHVKRVGAHRVYWQTQVTNLAGRALYDKVATHDGFIVYGTFV, from the coding sequence ATGACGACCGCTTCCCTCCTGATCCGCCCTCCGACACCCGACGACTACGCCGCATGGAAGCCGCTGTGGGACGGCTACAACGCCTTCTACCAGCGCGAGGGCCCCACGGCCCTGCCCGAGGAGATCACGCGCGTCACCTGGCAGCGCTTCTTCGACGCCTACGAGCCGGTGCACGCGCTGGTGGCCGAACGCGACGGCCGGCTGGTGGGCCTCACTCACTATCTCTTTCACCGCAGCACCACGCGCATCGAGCCGAACTGCTACCTGCAGGACCTGTTCACGCTGCCGTCGGAGCGCGGCCGGGGCGTGGGGCGGCAGTTGATCGAAGGCGTGTATGCGCACGTGAAGCGCGTGGGTGCGCACCGCGTCTACTGGCAGACGCAGGTGACCAACCTTGCCGGACGCGCGCTCTACGACAAGGTCGCCACGCACGACGGGTTCATCGTGTACGGCACCTTCGTCTGA
- a CDS encoding autotransporter outer membrane beta-barrel domain-containing protein — protein sequence MNKTFRTLWNPALRAWVAAPEIARGHVRTTGLHAVAMAVLCLSAGSTLAGGGAGGQPVDSTLHAGTGGSNGSGGAGGFNDSSVNAHGGDGGSSTDAAVTAGSAADVGSFGGATAGAGGAAGSSSTIVSPGVLQGADGGAGESQTGDFSNGNGYGGGGGGGYHGFLMGSTTIASWGSYTGGSGGAGGNGYWAAGGGGAGGYGSTLIGLVNNYDAAGTSTGGAGGKGGDAYSQGGGGGSGGGGFFISAATPGLGFGNSGTLAGGAGGAGGSELLPARSNAAGGGGGAGGAGATLAGSTLAVTNAGQITGGAGGAGGAGGGGLGGTGAPGSGGDGGVGLLSIGSGAAIANSGTIAGGAGGTGGANSNGGASGAHGTGGAGIAGANLNISNSGTISGGLGGDGATRAPAVAFTGGSNSLTVNTGSSMLGAIAIGSGASASVIAGADGLSLDNALLLGGTGTIDTNGHGMGWSGPISGAGDLVKVGAGTLTLSGANTNTGATNVAAGTLRAGAAGTFGSASAFTVNAGATLDLAGHSQTIASMANSGIVSLLSGTPGATLTVQGPWVGNDGTLRLGTALGTSASLSDRLILSGCTAIASGTTNIQITNLGGLGALTSGNGIEVVTAMNGATTTAQTTRDAFRLAGGHVDAGAYEYRLHAADASGAGENWYLRSGVIVAPPPPPPPPPPPPPPAPPAPPAPPAPPAPPAPPAPPAPPAPPAPAPAPAPAPDDGGPPRSSDGGSPPAGVTVPTYRAEVPLYAALPGQFRQSNLAMVGNLHQRVGDDGAAGLATATPEQGYRQGWARIISMDRTIAQAGTVSPTSKGRLTGFQAGNDLWADPHWRVGIYVGQLEGDMRVTGFARGVQGYGVGSSDLRSQYLGAYATWKNDSGLYVDGVLQAGRHRYTAATTLGSAGSGKGHSLLASVEVGQGFHISPEWIVEPQLQLVHQRVSLDDAGIIGAVVQQHSHSGWLVRAGVRVKGEMTTSAGPLQPYARLNLYRSSSGTDVTRFIGPAAYTDIATRTGGTSTELAAGATLQLTQSMSLYGEVGKFWASGSGARVKSGLNGSVGLKIRW from the coding sequence ATGAACAAGACCTTCCGAACCCTCTGGAATCCGGCGCTCCGCGCATGGGTGGCCGCGCCAGAAATCGCACGCGGCCATGTGCGCACGACCGGCCTGCATGCCGTTGCCATGGCGGTGCTGTGCCTGAGTGCCGGCTCGACCCTGGCCGGGGGCGGCGCGGGCGGCCAGCCCGTGGACAGCACGCTGCATGCGGGTACCGGCGGCAGCAACGGCAGCGGCGGCGCGGGCGGATTCAACGACAGCTCCGTGAACGCGCACGGCGGGGACGGCGGGTCGTCGACCGATGCCGCGGTCACGGCGGGGTCCGCCGCCGACGTCGGAAGTTTCGGCGGCGCCACCGCGGGCGCGGGCGGTGCGGCGGGCAGCTCCAGCACCATCGTCTCCCCCGGCGTGCTGCAGGGGGCCGATGGCGGCGCGGGCGAATCGCAGACCGGCGATTTCAGCAACGGCAATGGATACGGGGGCGGCGGCGGCGGCGGATACCACGGCTTTTTGATGGGCTCCACCACCATCGCGTCCTGGGGCAGCTACACCGGTGGCAGCGGAGGCGCGGGCGGCAACGGCTATTGGGCCGCCGGCGGCGGCGGCGCCGGCGGCTATGGATCCACGCTGATCGGCCTGGTCAACAACTACGATGCGGCCGGCACTTCCACCGGCGGCGCCGGCGGCAAGGGCGGCGACGCCTATTCGCAGGGCGGCGGCGGCGGCAGTGGCGGCGGCGGATTCTTCATCAGCGCCGCAACGCCGGGGCTCGGCTTCGGCAACAGCGGCACGCTCGCAGGCGGTGCCGGCGGCGCGGGCGGGTCCGAACTGCTGCCGGCCCGAAGCAATGCCGCGGGCGGCGGCGGCGGCGCGGGCGGCGCCGGTGCCACGCTGGCCGGCAGCACCCTCGCCGTGACCAACGCCGGCCAGATCACCGGCGGCGCCGGGGGCGCTGGCGGCGCGGGTGGTGGCGGCCTGGGCGGCACCGGTGCGCCCGGCAGCGGCGGCGACGGCGGCGTGGGCCTTCTCTCCATAGGCAGCGGCGCGGCGATTGCCAACAGCGGCACCATCGCCGGTGGCGCGGGCGGCACCGGCGGGGCCAACAGCAACGGCGGCGCAAGCGGCGCGCACGGCACCGGCGGCGCCGGCATCGCGGGCGCCAACCTGAACATCAGCAACAGCGGCACCATTTCTGGCGGGCTCGGCGGCGACGGCGCCACGCGCGCACCGGCCGTGGCATTCACCGGCGGCAGCAACAGCCTGACCGTAAACACGGGCTCATCGATGCTGGGCGCCATTGCCATCGGAAGCGGTGCCAGCGCCAGCGTGATCGCCGGAGCCGACGGCCTGAGCCTGGACAACGCACTGCTGCTGGGAGGCACGGGCACCATCGACACCAACGGCCACGGCATGGGCTGGTCGGGCCCGATCTCGGGCGCCGGCGACCTGGTGAAGGTCGGCGCGGGCACGCTCACCCTGAGCGGCGCCAACACGAACACCGGCGCCACCAACGTCGCGGCCGGCACCTTGCGCGCCGGCGCGGCCGGCACCTTCGGCAGCGCGAGCGCCTTCACGGTCAACGCGGGCGCCACGCTCGACCTGGCGGGCCACAGCCAGACCATCGCATCGATGGCCAACAGCGGCATCGTCTCGCTGTTAAGCGGCACGCCCGGCGCCACGCTCACCGTACAGGGCCCCTGGGTAGGCAACGACGGCACGCTGCGCCTGGGCACCGCGCTGGGCACCAGCGCCAGTCTGAGCGACCGGCTGATCCTCAGCGGCTGCACCGCGATTGCCAGCGGCACCACCAACATCCAGATCACCAACCTGGGCGGCCTGGGCGCACTGACCAGCGGCAACGGCATCGAGGTGGTGACCGCGATGAACGGCGCCACCACCACGGCGCAGACCACCCGCGACGCCTTCCGCCTGGCGGGCGGCCACGTCGACGCCGGCGCCTACGAGTACCGGCTGCACGCCGCCGACGCCAGCGGCGCCGGCGAGAACTGGTACCTGCGCTCCGGCGTCATCGTCGCGCCGCCGCCGCCTCCTCCTCCTCCGCCACCCCCACCGCCACCTGCGCCGCCTGCACCACCTGCGCCGCCTGCACCGCCTGCACCGCCTGCGCCACCTGCGCCACCTGCGCCACCTGCACCGCCTGCGCCTGCACCTGCACCTGCACCTGCACCGGACGATGGCGGCCCCCCGCGAAGCAGCGATGGCGGCTCCCCGCCTGCGGGCGTGACGGTGCCCACCTACCGTGCCGAAGTCCCGCTGTACGCGGCGCTGCCCGGGCAGTTCCGCCAGTCCAACCTGGCGATGGTGGGCAACCTCCACCAGCGCGTGGGCGACGACGGCGCGGCCGGCCTCGCCACGGCCACGCCCGAGCAGGGCTACCGCCAGGGCTGGGCCCGCATCATCAGCATGGACCGCACCATCGCCCAGGCCGGCACCGTGAGCCCCACCAGCAAGGGGCGCCTCACGGGCTTCCAGGCCGGCAACGACCTGTGGGCCGATCCCCACTGGCGCGTCGGCATCTATGTCGGCCAGCTCGAGGGCGACATGCGCGTGACCGGCTTTGCCCGCGGCGTGCAGGGCTATGGGGTCGGCTCCAGCGACCTGCGCAGCCAGTACCTGGGCGCCTACGCCACCTGGAAGAACGACAGCGGCCTGTACGTGGACGGCGTGCTGCAGGCAGGGCGCCACCGCTACACAGCGGCCACGACGCTGGGTTCGGCCGGCTCGGGCAAGGGCCACAGCCTGCTGGCTTCCGTCGAGGTGGGCCAGGGATTCCACATCTCGCCGGAGTGGATCGTCGAGCCGCAGCTGCAGCTGGTGCATCAGCGCGTGAGCCTGGACGACGCCGGCATCATCGGCGCCGTGGTGCAGCAGCACAGCCACAGCGGCTGGCTGGTGCGCGCCGGCGTGCGGGTCAAGGGCGAGATGACCACCAGCGCCGGCCCGCTGCAGCCCTATGCGCGGCTGAACCTCTACCGCAGCAGCAGCGGCACGGACGTCACGCGCTTCATCGGCCCCGCGGCCTATACCGACATTGCCACGCGCACCGGCGGCACCAGCACCGAACTGGCGGCCGGTGCCACGCTGCAGCTCACACAAAGCATGAGCCTGTATGGCGAGGTCGGCAAGTTCTGGGCCTCGGGCAGCGGCGCGCGCGTGAAGAGCGGCCTGAACGGCAGCGTGGGCCTGAAGATCCGCTGGTGA